A region from the Triticum urartu cultivar G1812 chromosome 1, Tu2.1, whole genome shotgun sequence genome encodes:
- the LOC125516443 gene encoding xylan glycosyltransferase MUCI21-like, with protein sequence MQQPQQHHHHKPKPSLSGSLSWIRRSPPPSPPHRKPWGAGGGRGRYACRAVPLLVLTVYSLFTVLRIPSSSLVVNTADSERVDRREDVEAFKTHLPSNQNGLEARQETRSPASLPCSAFISGEAGGGPAEEGVLCCDRSHYRSDVCYLRGDARTDPSTSSVLLYNAPRGAAPEKVRPYTRKFEESIMRSIDEVTIVPVPADAGNGTAGEDPRDSLRRRCDVRHAPGVPAVVFSTGGYTGNVYHEFSDGLIPLFVTAERFGGEVVFVVLEYHYWWLGRYGAILERLTNYKIIDFRYDRRVHCFSEMIVGLRIHGELVVDPKLMPNGKSIKDFQALLHQGYSGKPSAASSAPLPLPLATPARPCVDHAKAAKPKMLIFIRKQNRVILNLPHVVTACRRAGFAPHVMNLRRQTPLPAIHAALASADAMVAVHGAAVTHFLFMRPGTVLLQIVPVGLDWAAESFYGKPAQQLGLEYLEYRVAPEESSLAAEYGLNSTVVQDPSVISSQGWWEMKKVYMDRQNVTVSIKRFGELLRAAKLHLKKNATACGGKAAGASHAAVR encoded by the exons ATGCAGCAGCCGCAGCAGCACCACCATCACAAGCCCAAGCCGTCCCTCTCCGGCAGCCTGTCGTGGATCCGGAGgtccccgccgccgtcgccgccgcacAGGAAGCCCTGGGGCGCCGGCGGCGGCAGGGGCCGCTACGCCTGCCGCGCCGTGCCGCTGCTCGTGCTCACCGTCTACAGCCTCTTCACCGTGCTCCGCATCCCCAGCTCCTCCCTCGTCGTCAACACCGCCGATTCAG AGCGCGTGGACCGGCGGGAGGATGTGGAGGCGTTCAAGACCCACCTGCCGTCGAACCAGAACGGCCTCGAGGCCCGCCAGGAGACCCGCTCTCCGGCGTCCCTCCCGTGCTCCGCCTTCATCAGCG gcgaggcgggcggcgggcCGGCGGAGGAGGGCGTGCTGTGCTGTGACCGGAGCCACTACCGCAGCGACGTGTGCTACCTCCGCGGCGACGCGCGCACGGACCCGTCCACCTCGTCGGTGCTCCTCTACAACGCGCCCCGCGGCGCCGCGCCGGAGAAGGTGCGGCCGTACACGCGCAAGTTCGAGGAGAGCATCATGCGGTCCATCGACGAGGTGACCATCGTGCCCGTTCCCGCGGACGCCGGCAACGGCACCGCCGGCGAGGACCCGAGGGACAGCCTGCGGCGGCGGTGCGACGTGCGGCACGCGCCGGGCGTGCCGGCGGTGGTGTTCTCGACGGGCGGGTACACGGGGAACGTGTACCACGAGTTCAGCGACGGGCTGATCCCGCTGTTCGTGACGGCGGAGCGGTTCGGCGGCGAGGTGGTGTTCGTGGTGCTGGAGTACCACTACTGGTGGCTGGGCCGGTACGGCGCCATCCTGGAGCGGCTGACCAACTACAAGATCATCGACTTCCGGTACGACCGCCGCGTGCACTGCTTCTCGGAGATGATCGTCGGCCTCCGCATCCACGGCGAGCTCGTCGTCGACCCCAAGCTGATGCCCAACG GCAAGAGCATCAAGGACTTCCAGGCGCTCCTCCACCAGGGCTACAGCGGGAAGCCGTCCGCGGCGTCGTCGGCGCCGCTGCCGCTCCCTCTCGCGACGCCGGCCCGGCCGTGCGTCGACCACGCCAAGGCCGCCAAGCCCAAGATGCTCATCTTCATCCGCAAGCAGAACCGGGTGATCCTCAACCTGCCGCACGTGGTCACCGCCTGCCGCCGCGCCGGCTTCGCGCCGCACGTCATGAACCTCCGGCGCCAGACGCCGCTCCCGGCCATCCACGCGGCGCTCGCCTCGGCCGACGCCATGGTGGCCGTGCACGGCGCGGCGGTCACCCACTTCCTCTTCATGCGGCCCGGGACGGTGCTCCTCCAGATCGTGCCCGTGGGGCTCGACTGGGCCGCCGAGTCCTTCTACGGCAAGCCGGCGCAGCAGCTCGGGCTGGAGTACCTGGAGTACCGGGTGGCGCCCGAGGAGAGCTCCCTGGCCGCCGAGTACGGGCTCAACAGCACCGTGGTGCAGGACCCCTCCGTCATCAGCAGCCAGGGCTGGTGGGAGATGAAGAAGGTGTACATGGACCGGCAGAACGTGACCGTCAGCATCAAGAGGTTCGGCGAGCTGCTCCGGGCGGCCAAGCTGCACCTCAAGAAGAACGCCACCGCGTGCGGCGGCAAGGCCGCCGGCGCGAGCCACGCGGCGGTGAGGTAG